DNA sequence from the Thalassotalea sp. 273M-4 genome:
TCGAAGGTAATGTTAAGTCAACATAACAGCCCGTGTCTCGAAGCAGTGCCAATTCATTATTAATGCCACACATTTCACCATTGGGTAATGAGTTGTCCAAAGCCCAATTACCATGAATAAAGGCATACATGATTTGGCCGGTAACAGGATGGCGTGGAAGGGCTCCGTGCTGTTGATGTAAGGTATTGGCAAAATCGGTCATTGTCTGACAAAAGTTTTCTTTTGTATCATTTTCATGATGTAAGTGTATTTCTATTTCGCCAAAGCCTTGATGACACAAGTTTGAAAGCTTTGCTAAGTGCTCATAGCGGTATTCTTCTTGGGGGTAAAAAAAGCAATGTTTTGGGTGATAACCGTCTGAGTCGAGGTGTTTTATCGCCATTTTAGGATAGTCTTCACACCACCTATCGACACGAGAACGTTCGACATTAATATCAGACGTTTTCCAGCGAGGTTCAAAGTGGTCAACAAAACAGAACATTACATGAGTTAACTCGGGTTTATTAGGCCTTTTACATAAATCAATAAGATAAGGTAATAACCAAATGTCTATATTTTTTCGCTTAAGAAGGGCTATGAAAACAACGAAGATCAACACGAAAAGGATAAATAGATAAAACATTATTTTTGTTCCTTAAGGTTATTGCTGTCATGCTTTTCAACCACATTTTTATACCGAGGCATGTTGGTCTCAAATACTGTTTGTTGTTTTGTCATTATATCTAGCTTCATTTAGCCACCGCCTTATGCTCACAATGGGTCATAAAGCGGGTTAGCTTGGCGATGTTTTGCTCCCAAGTCAGGTTGCTGATGCTGTTTCTAACTTGCGCTGGTAACCAGTCTTTTTGTAGGCAAAGCTTTACACCTTCAACAATATGATTGGGGGCAGAAGTGTCAATAAGAATGCCGTTTTTATCGTTTACCACTTCAGGAATACCCCCAACTTTAGTCGCCACAACCGGAGTGCCGCAGGCTATGGCTTCCACAATAACGTTGGGTACGCCTTCACGGTGACTCGGTAAAATCAAGACATCGGCTAATTGAATAAAACTTACTATTTTGTCATGGTTTTGATGGCCTAAAAAATCAATATAAGAGCTGATATTCAATTCAGCAGCTTGCTTTTTTAAGTTATTGAATTCGGGTCCATTACCAATAAATTGAAACCTTAGCGAAGGGTTCGATTTGAGCAGAATATTGGCAGCATCGATAAGTTCAAACACCCCTTTAGTAGGGATTAAATTACCAATAAATAATATTGTTCTGGGTGTTTTAGGGCGAGCCTCTTTAAGCTGAAACTTATCAAAATTAACCCCGTTATAAATGGTTTTAACTCGAACCCCTGGTAAGATATTGGTCACTTTAGTTTGTAAGTTTTTACTCACGGTAAAAACCCCATCGGCCTGTTTAAATGCCCAGCGCAATAATGTTTTGTTAAATGCTTTTTCACTATGATAATTGACGTCTGTACCTAAACATTGGATCAGCAATTTAAAACCAAATAATTTTTTTAACAAAGCACAACATACTCCATCTGGTAGGGCAAAGCTGGCAATGACCATATCGGACTTGGCTAATACCCTGGCGGGCTTTATTGATAACAGCACCGAGAAAAATAAGAAAAAGCTGTTAAAGCTTTGCAGTACTTTCGGGATATGGAAAAAAGGAAAGTAGGTAATATGAGATGGTGTGGTTAATTGGCGAAATTTGCCAAGGTTTTTTACCCACATAAGCCAAGGAATGGGGACCACAATATTAAGTTCTACCTGTTTGGCTAATAAGCTGTATTGCTGAAAATTAAACGTACCAAGATACGGATTTACCGGATTTGGATACAAGCTGGTAAATAAGGTAACGCGCTTCATATAAAGCACCTTTTATAGTAATCATTATAATCTTGTGCCACTTGTGCGATGGAATAATGGCGCTGGACATATTGCTGAGCATTCACCCCATATTGTGTGATCAGTTCTGGATTGGCAGTGATTTGGTCTAGAATTTCGGTTAATTGAATGGCGTTAAGGCTGTCATAAAGCCAACCATTTTGGTGGTTATTGATGACGTTGGGGATAGCCCCCACTTTTGTCGATATCACTGGAATGGCGCGGGCCATAGATTCTAAGATCGACATTGGTAAGCCTTCTGTTTTTGAACACACCACCAGTAAATCTAAGCCATGGTAAATGCTTTCCTCATCTTTGATATTACCGGTAAATTCAACGGGGGTATGAGCAAGTTTTTGGGCACTATTTTTTAACTCACTTAGTAACGGACCATCACCAATGATTTTAATTTTAAAGGCCTGTTGCTGTTTTGCCTGCGCCATTGCTTGAAACAGCAACTCAACATTTTTTAGTTCAATCAAGCGACCAACAACACCAAGAATGATTTTTTCTTGTCGTGGCTTATCGGTTATGGGCTTTATGGTGACACCATTTTTAATCACCTCAATACATTGGCTGTTCCAACCATACCTTTTATTGACACTTTGTTTGGCCAAAGGGGAAACCGCCAAAGTAAAATTTAAATAACAACGTGCGAGTTGATGAGAAAGCTTCAGCAAGTTTTGTGGAGGATCCACTTCGCCATGGATGGTGTATATAACATGATGTTTTTTAAGTAAGAAAAAAATAGGTAGCAATGCTCGAATCACCGATGGTGAATGAATGTGAAGAATATCAGCATCTTTAATTAGATTTAGTAATTGGCGCAGGCGAGAGAATAAACCGCCTGTTAAATTATGCACCGTGATGTGATTTGACTCGATTTGGGCTTGCAAGTGGTCATTGCTTTTACCAAAGCTAATGACCTGAGCTTGATGCTGGCTTTTTTGCTGGGCAAGACTTAAGTTTTGCACAAACTTCTCTGCCCCACCTATATTTAAACTACTAACAATATGAAAAATACGTAAGCCTGTCATTTTTGTTGCACCAATCTATTGTCTTCCTTGTTGATAAATTTTTTTAATTTATTAAACCAAGAATAGAAAAAGTGTTTTTTGGGCTTTAACACTTTGTTTATATGTAAAAGATCATGGCGTTCACAGCCATAGAGCTTTTTGTAACTGTTCTTTTCAAAAGCCATCATAAAGTCATAAATTTCAGCATCGCAGTTTTTTATACTCCAAATATGCAATAAAAAACCTGGTGAAAGATGACCATATAACGTCTTATCCCAACCCGATTGATAAAAATACAGCACCTCGTTATCTTGCAGATAGTAGTTAATCGCAATAGGATTTTGGTTTACTTCAAGCACACTCATAGAGACATTGATGTTTGTTTTTGCCATTAACGTAAGGTGAAACTGATTGAACGGAATTTGGCCAAAAGCCCCTGATTTGCTGACGCTACGCCAACGCTTTGTATGCAAGCGATTAAGCGCTTGCCAATATGGCTCACAGTCTTCGTTGCGCAGCCAAAAAAATGAGTTATCACCTTGATTTAATTTGTTTATATTTCTTTTGTATTTGTACTTTGTACTTTTACTTAATTCATTTATAGACCACTTTTGGGTATTAATCAGGTAACGATAGGATTTTTTTATCGGACTTTTTTTTTGCCCCTGTGTTTTTAATATGGGTAAAGAGTTAATCAGGGCATTTGGTTTGATTGCATCAAACGTGATCAAATCTATGTTTAAACTTTGGAGCCAAGTATTGATGTAAGAAATGGCCGGTTGTTCAAAGCCGGGTAAACACAAAATGTCGCCATATTCAGAGCAAACTTCCATGCATTCATCTTCACCTTGCCCTAATAGATGCAGTGTTTTAAAAGCAAAGTGACGGTTATTTTGAATATAAAACGGAGTAAACACACAAAGCGTTTGCTCCGTATGTGCCACCAAAATTGCAAGTTGCCAGTTGGGTTGCCAAAATTGCGCTATCCAGTTTCGTAGCCAAGGGTAAGAGGTAAAGAGACTACCATGACGGCTTTGTTGGTTAAGTTGTTGCCATGAATCTCTTAGTTTGTCTAATTCATCAAGCGTTGTTAAGTGTTGCCAAATTAGCTGACTATTTACCGTCA
Encoded proteins:
- a CDS encoding glycosyltransferase, producing MKRVTLFTSLYPNPVNPYLGTFNFQQYSLLAKQVELNIVVPIPWLMWVKNLGKFRQLTTPSHITYFPFFHIPKVLQSFNSFFLFFSVLLSIKPARVLAKSDMVIASFALPDGVCCALLKKLFGFKLLIQCLGTDVNYHSEKAFNKTLLRWAFKQADGVFTVSKNLQTKVTNILPGVRVKTIYNGVNFDKFQLKEARPKTPRTILFIGNLIPTKGVFELIDAANILLKSNPSLRFQFIGNGPEFNNLKKQAAELNISSYIDFLGHQNHDKIVSFIQLADVLILPSHREGVPNVIVEAIACGTPVVATKVGGIPEVVNDKNGILIDTSAPNHIVEGVKLCLQKDWLPAQVRNSISNLTWEQNIAKLTRFMTHCEHKAVAK
- a CDS encoding glycosyltransferase family 4 protein, whose protein sequence is MTGLRIFHIVSSLNIGGAEKFVQNLSLAQQKSQHQAQVISFGKSNDHLQAQIESNHITVHNLTGGLFSRLRQLLNLIKDADILHIHSPSVIRALLPIFFLLKKHHVIYTIHGEVDPPQNLLKLSHQLARCYLNFTLAVSPLAKQSVNKRYGWNSQCIEVIKNGVTIKPITDKPRQEKIILGVVGRLIELKNVELLFQAMAQAKQQQAFKIKIIGDGPLLSELKNSAQKLAHTPVEFTGNIKDEESIYHGLDLLVVCSKTEGLPMSILESMARAIPVISTKVGAIPNVINNHQNGWLYDSLNAIQLTEILDQITANPELITQYGVNAQQYVQRHYSIAQVAQDYNDYYKRCFI
- a CDS encoding GNAT family N-acetyltransferase, producing MTVNSQLIWQHLTTLDELDKLRDSWQQLNQQSRHGSLFTSYPWLRNWIAQFWQPNWQLAILVAHTEQTLCVFTPFYIQNNRHFAFKTLHLLGQGEDECMEVCSEYGDILCLPGFEQPAISYINTWLQSLNIDLITFDAIKPNALINSLPILKTQGQKKSPIKKSYRYLINTQKWSINELSKSTKYKYKRNINKLNQGDNSFFWLRNEDCEPYWQALNRLHTKRWRSVSKSGAFGQIPFNQFHLTLMAKTNINVSMSVLEVNQNPIAINYYLQDNEVLYFYQSGWDKTLYGHLSPGFLLHIWSIKNCDAEIYDFMMAFEKNSYKKLYGCERHDLLHINKVLKPKKHFFYSWFNKLKKFINKEDNRLVQQK